AAGCCCTACAACTTGTTTGGCGGAGAATTCCGATGCCTCGCACTCCCGACCGACGCGAAAATCGTAGCCCTCGGAAGAACCGCGGAGGTAGGAATCTCCAGGCGAATCAATCCGATACGCCGACCCGACAGCCCAAGCTCCACATTCTCCAATTTGAAGACCGGATCGTCCCGGACGGGACCGTAACGGGCACCGTTTTTCTCAATTACGAAGCGGACGGGGTTTTCCACCAATCCCCGCAGACCACCCCGACCGTTGGCAACCCGCCGAACACGGCCAACCTGTCGTCCGACACGGGTTGGAACGGTTCACCCGTACTGGTGACGGCTTACGACGCGAATAACGTGGCCGTCGGGTCCGCCTTCACGCAGTCCTCGTCCAACCCCTCGGCGGCCACCAACGGAACCTACACCCTCACGCTGACCCCCGGGAGCCACGGGCCGTACCGGCTCGAATTCACCGACCTCCCGAGCGGCACGTTCTTCGGCCCGAGCGGGACGAACAGCAACACCGCCGTCCAGTTCATCAACGACCCGAACGGGGGGACGATCACGGGCGAGGATCTCGCGCTCGTCCAGGCGGACACGCTCACCCCATCCAACCCGCTCCTGGTCTCGAACGAGTACGTTTTCGGGTCGTACAACGGGATCAACGCCAGCGACCCGGTCGTCGTCAGCTACCCGTACAACTCGGGCTCGACGATTCCGAATTCGAGTGCGCCCCCGTACGACGCGCCGCAATCGCACGCGATCGAGATCACCCAGAGCCAGGTCGGGTCGACGTGGGGGGTGGCTTTCAACCCGACCACGAATCAGCTTTACATGGCCGCGTTTTACAAGCAGCACACCGGGGTCGGGCCGGGCGGTGTCGGGGCCGTTTACACCACCAACCCGCTGAACGAAACCCAGCTCCTGGCGGCCACCGCGAACAACACCACGGTCCCGACCACCACCAGCGTTCTGTTCGACCTCAACGCCCTCTTCCCGAGTCAAATGCCGGCCGGCAACGTCGACTTCCGGGACGGGTACACGAGCGACACGGATTACATTTACGACTCGGGGAACGTCGGGTGGGACGCGGTCGGCAAGGTCGGCCTCGGCGGGTTGGCCACGAGCCCGGACGGCCGCTACGTGTACACGGTCGCGCTCGGCAACCGCGAGCTGTACGTTTACGACACGCTGACCCACCAGGCCGAAGGATACTCGTTCAATCTGCCGTCGGATGTCACCGGCATCACCCCAAGTAACCCGCTCGGGGACTTCCGGCCGTTCGCGGTGACGTACTACGACGGCTCGATCTACGTCGGCGCGGTCAACTCCGCCGAGAGTACCCAGAACGCGTCCGACCTGCACGCCTACGTATTCCAATTCACCCCCGGCGCGTCGCCCGCCACGGGGTCCGGGTCGTTCGCCGCGTCGCCGGTGTTCGAGATGGCGGACATGACGTACAACCGCGGGTACGCCCAGGCCTACGCCGGGACGCCCGACGCGGCTAACCCGAACGGCACGCCCGTCTCGGCGAACTGGAATCCGTGGTCGCCCACTTACCAGGACTTGGCGGACCCGACCCGCCGGGAAGGAATCTACGCTCAGCCGGAACTGACCGGCCTGTCGTTCGACACCAGCGGTAACCTGGTTCTCGGGTTCCGTGACCGGGCGGGCGACCAGTTCGGCGTGCTGACTCCCGAACAGGCTGGTCCCGCGGCCACCGCGACCGCGACGGTTGCCGGCGGCAGTCTGACCGCGCTCTCCGTCACCAACGGGTCGAGCGGGTACGTGTACAGCACGAACCCGACGGTGACGATCACGGGGGGCGGTGGTACCGGTGCGACGGCCACGGCGACCGTCGTCAACGGTGTTGTGACTGGGTTGACGATCACAAACGCGGGCACGGGCTACACGTCCGCCCCGACGGTCACGATCGACGCACCCGAAACCATCGCTAAGGTCGGTCTGGGCGTCGGCGACATCCTCCGGGCGACCGTGAACACGCCCGGCAACGTGGCGAACGGCTGGACGCTGGAGAACGACGGCAACGGGACGGCCGGCGCCGGCGACGACCAGGGGCCGGGCGGCGGCGAGTTCTACTACGGCGACAACTTGATCGGCAACGAGACCGTCAACGGCGTCCCGAACCAGGACGAGACCCAGGAGCTTTCTCTGGGCGGCGTGCTGCAACTCCCCGGCAACCCGGACGTCGCCTCGACCACATTCGACGCCGCCCAGATCGTGGGCCGCTTCAACACGGCCGGCATCCGCTGGTACAGCAACACCCCGGGCCCCGCTCAGGGGTCCGACATTCGCGCGTACGAACTGTACCAGGCCGAAGACCTCGATTTTTACATCAACGACCCCACCGCGTACCCGTTCTTTGCCAAGGCGAACGGGCTCGGCGACCTCACGGCCCTCTCCTTCGCGCCGGTCGAAATCGGCAACCGGGTGTGGGCGGACACCAACGGCGACGGCATCCAGGAAGCGAACGAACCCGGCATTCCCGGCGTGGTGGTCGACCTCCTCGACGCGAGCGGCAACACGATCGCGACGACCACGACGGCCGCCGACGGGACTTACTACTTCACGTCCGCCCCGCCGCCGCCCGACCCGTCCCAGGACGTGCCGGGTAAGGCGTACAGCGTCGGCATGCTTCCCGGGTCGCAGTACACGGTCAACATTCCACTGGATCAACCGGCGCTCAAGTCCTACGCGATCACGACCGCGTTCGCGAGCTTGAACGGCAGCCCGGCCACAACGATCGACTCGAACATCGTCGCCGGCACCGGCGCGAGCGCGGGCGACGCCGTCATGTCGATTTCGCCTCTCCAGGCCGGGGAGTCCAACGAGGATTATGACGCCGGCTTCGTGCCGACGCTGAGCCTCGGCGACTTCGTGTGGACCGACACGAATAATGACGGCGTCTTCGACGACGGCGAATCCGGCCTGGCCGGTGTTCCGGTCCTGCTGCTCGACAGCAGCGGGAACCCGGCCAAGGATGCCAACGGAAACGTGGTTGCTCCCACGACCACCGACAGCACCGGGCACTATCTGTTCACGAACTTGCTGCCCGGTACGTACATAGTCCAGATCGTCGCGCCGTCGGGCTATGTTTCCAGCACGGGCGTGAACAACGCGTACGAGCCGGGGTCGACGGACTACACGGACGCCGGGAATAACCACGACCACGGGACGCAAACCGGGCCCGTTATCCTGAGTCAGCCGGTGACTCTCACGCCGGCTGGGACGGACCCGGACACGACGCCGACGACCGGTATCGCAAACACGGCCAACTTGAATGTCGACTTCGGCGTCTACCAGCCGCTGGCCCTCGGCGACTTCGTGTGGGTCGACACGAACAACGACGGCATCTTCGATAACGGCGAGTCCGGCCTGGGCGGGGTGACCGTCGTTCTCTTGAACGCGAACGGAACCCCGGCCACGGACGCGGCCGGGAACCCGGTCGCCCCAACCACGACCGACAGCACCGGCCACTACCTGTTCACGGACCTGCTGCCCGGAACCTACAAGGTCCAGATCACCCCGCCGGCCGGGTACGTGTCCAGCACGGGCGTGAACGATGCGTACGAGCCGGGTTCGACGGACTACACGGACGCCGGCAACAACCACGACCACGGCACCCAGACGGGCGCGGTCATCGTCAGCCAGCCGGTGACACTGACGGCTGGTAGCACCAACCCGGACGTGACCCCGACGACGGGCACCGTCGGCACAGCCAACCTGAACGTCGACTTCGGCGTGTACCAACCGCTGGCCCTCGGCGACTTCGTGTGGGTCGACACGAACAACGACGGCATCTTCGATAACGGCGAGTCCGGCCTGGGCGGGGTGACCGTCGTTCTCTTGAACGCGAACGGGACCCCGGCCACGGACGCGGCTGGGAACCCGGTCGCCCCAACCACGACCGACAGCACCGGCCACTACCTGTTCACGGACCTGCTGCCCGGAACCTACAAGGTCCAGATCACCCCGCCGGCCGGGTACGTGTCCAGCACGGGCGCGAACGATGCGTACGAGCCCGGGTCGGGAGACTACACGGATGCCGGGAACAACCACGACCACGGCACCCAAGAGGGTGCAGTCATCGTCAGCCAGCCGGTGACTCTGACGGCCGGTGCCACGAACCCAGACACGACCCCGACCACGGGAATCGCAAAGACGGCGAATCTGAACGTCGACTTCGGCGTGTACCAACCGCTGGCTCTTGGCGACTTCGTGTGGGTCGACGCGAACGACGACGGTGTCCTCGACAACGGGGAAACGGGTCTAGCCGGCGTGACCGTCGCTCTCTTGAACGCGAACGGAACCCCGGCCACGGACGCGACCGGGAATGTGGTTGCCCCGACCGTAACCGACAGTACCGGCCACTACCTGTTCACCAACTTGCTGCCCGGCACTTACGAAGTTCAGATCACGGCTCCCAACGGATACGTCTCCAGCACCGGCAACCCCGGTCGTGCGACCGGGCCGTACGAGCCGGGATCGACGGACTACACGGACGCCGGGAATAACCACGACCACGGGACCGGCGCGACCAACGTCATCCTCAGCCAACCGGTGACGCTGACGGCTGGTAGCACGAACCCGGACGTGACGCCGACGACGGGCACCGTCGGCACAGCCAACCTGAACGTCGACTTCGGCGTCTTCCAACCGCTGGACCTCGGCGACTTCGTGTGGGTGGACGCTAACAACAACGGCGTCTTCGACAACGGCGAACAGCCGGTGCCGGGCGTTCTAGTCGAACTGCTCGACGGGAACGGGAACCCGATCAAGGACATCAACGGCGTTCCGCTGACCGCGACCACCGACGCCACCGGCCACTACCTGTTCACGAACCTGATCCCCGGCACGTACGAGGTCCAGATCACGCCGCCGGCCGGGTACGTGTCGAGTACCGGCAACCCCGGCAGCCCGACGGGGCCGTACGAACCTGTCGTCGGCAACAGCACGGTCAACAACCAGGACCACGGGACGACCCAGGCGAACGGCCTGATCCGCACGAACCCGGTCACCCTGGCGCTGCCGGGCAGTTTGGCCAACCCGGACAGCGTGAACGGGGGCACGAACAACGCCAACCTGCGGCAGGACTTCGGCATCTACCAACCGCTGGCTCTCGGCGACTTCGTGTGGGTGGACGCGAATAACGACGGCGTCTTCGACAGCGGGGAGACCGGACTCGCCGGCGTTCAGGTCAACTTGCTCAACGCCAACGGCTCGCCGGTCACGACGCTCAACGGCAGCCCGATCACGACGACGACCGACGCGACCGGGCACTACTTGTTCACCAACCTGCTACCGGGCGTCTATCAGGTCCAGATCATTGCACCGGCGGGCTACATCAGTAGCACCGGGACGGGCACACTCACGGGTGGCGTCGGCCCCTACGAGCCGGGTTCGACGATCTACACGGACGCCGGGAACAATCACGACCACGGCACCGGCGCGACCAACGTGATCGTCAGCCAGCCGGTCTCCTTGACATCCGCCGGAACTAACCCGGATGTCACCCCGACGACGGGCACCACGGGGACAGCCAATCTCAATGTCGACTTCGGCGTCTTCCAACCGGTAACACCGCCACCGCCACCGCCACCACCACCGCCGCCCCCGCCCCCGCCCCCGCCGCCGCCCCCGCCGCCCCCGCCGCCGCCCCCGCCGCCCCACCACCGCCCCGCCGCCGCCCCGCCGCCGCCCCCGCCGCCCCACCACCGCCGCCGCCCCCACCACCGTCGCCCCCGGCTTCGGTCTCGGGGTACGTGTACATCGACAATACGGTCACGGGCACGCGTGTTTCGACCGACAAGGGACTCGGCGGGGTGTTGATCGCCCTGAACGGCCCGAACGGGGTCTCGGAAACGACGTATACCGATTCGTCCGGATTCTACCAGTTCACGGACTTGACTCCGGGTACGTACACGATTCGCGAGCAGCAGCCGTCGGGCACCTTCTACAACGGGTACACCAACACCGGGACCGATGCCGGGGTGGTCGACGGTACCTCCGGAATCGACATTATCTCGGCCATCAACCTGAATTCGGGCGATGCCGGCCTGGAGTACGACTTCGGCGAGATTCAGCCGACCGGAACATTCGGCTACGACTGGTTCGACACCAACCGGAACGGGGTCTACGACCAGGGCAGTGAGCCCCCGATTCCGGGCGTCGCCGTTACGATCAGTGGGACTGCGTTCGCGGGAACGCCGCTGGCCCGTCCGCTGACCGCGGCCGACGTTCCAGGCGGTCTGACCGTTACCACGAACAGCGCCGGCCGGTACGACTACCCGGTCCTGCCGCCGGGCGTTTACACGATTACGTCGGTCCAGCCGACGACCTTCGACGGCATGTCGCTCGTTCACTGGCAGGAGCAGAACGGCGACCCGACCGGGCCGAACCCGACGATCGACAACCCGAACCCGCGGACGTTCTCGGACGTCGTCCTGACGGCTGGTAATGCGTCCCGCGGGCCGTTCAACTTCGGCGAGACGGCTTTCAGCGGCTCGCCGCCGACGACGCCCCCGATCATCGTCCCGCCGACGCCGCCATCGAAGCGGGACTTCCTCGACTCGACCGACACCAGTGGATCGAGTTCAAGCGGGGCGGCGGCGGCCGCGCCCGCGGAAAACGTGGCGCCGTCGTCGCCAGGGGTCAACGCCGCCGTAGCGGATCTGCCGCAGGATCCGCAATTCGCGGTGTCCACCGGGACGCCGACCGTACCCGCGTTCGTCGCGGTCGGGGCCGGCCCCGGGTCCGCCCCACTGGTTCGGGTGTTCAATTACGCGACCGGGGTGGAGGTGTTCCAGTTCCTGGCGTACGAGCAGTCGTACACCGGCGGCGTCCATGTCGCGGTCGGTGACATCAACGGGGACGGGGTGCCGGACATCGTCACCAGCACCGGCGTGGGCGGCGGCCCGCGGGTGCGGGTGTTCAGCGGGATCGACGGGTCGGTCCTCGAAGACTTCTTCGCCTACGAACCGACGTACACCGGCGGCGTCAGCATCGCGGTCGGGGACGTCGAGGGGATCGGGCGGGACGACATCATCACCGGGACCGAGACCGGCGGTGCCCCCCGCATCTCGGTATTCAACACGAGCAACGTGTCGAACCCGATCGCGTCCTTCTTCGCCTTCGATTCATCCCAGCGCAGCGGTGTCCGGATCGCGGCCGCCGACTTCAACGGGGACGGTAAGGCCGACATCGTGGCCACGACCGGCCCGGGCGTGACCACCCAGGTCCGGGTGTTCAGCGGGGCGGACGTCCTGCTCAACCAGGCGAACATTTCCCCGATTCAAACGATCAACCCGTTCGGGGGCGCGTTCTCGGGCGGGGCGTACATTGCGACCGGCGATTACAACGGCGACGGCATGCCGGACATCATCGTCGGGGCGGATGCAGGCGGCGGTCCGCGGGTCCAGGTGTTCAGCGGGACCGACGATTCGATCCTGGCTGACTTCTTCGCCTACGAGCCGACGTTCACCGGCGGGGTCCGCGTCGCCGCCCTCGACGTCAACGGGGACGGCCACGCCGACATCATCGCCGGGGCCGGCCTCGGCGGGGCCACCCGGGTCACGATCTTCTCGGGCGCCGGCGTCGGGGCGAGCCTGGTCCCGAACGTCATCGACGACTTCTTCGCGTTCGACGCCACCGTCCTGGACGGCGTCTACGTCGGGGCTGGAACCTCGAAGCCGGTGGGCGGAACGTCGCCGGTGACTACGCCGGCTGCGATCGGCTCCCTCGGCCTCTCGGGGACCATGCCGCCGTTATCGTAACAGGCTCGATCCGAGCATCCTCCCGCGGCCGGTCCTGATCGGACCGGCCGCGGTCGCGCGCGGAGGCGTATTTCTCGGCGGATTGTGATGCGCGGTCCCGTCCGGGGACGATAAAATAAAAGTGAACATTCCGGACGCGGTTCGTGTCCGTCTGGTCGAAGCGATCGGAGAGTTCCAGATGCCGATTTACATTTACGAAGTCGTCTTGCCCGATGGAACGGGCGGCGAACAGTTCGAAACGTTGCAGCGAATGAGCGAGCCCGTGCTGACCGTTCACCCCGAGTCGGGCGAGCCGGTACGCCGCGTGATAGGGGTTCCGAACGCGCCCAAGACCTGGACCGACTCGCAGGCCAAGACCATGACCAGCGACCGAAACCTCGACCGCATGGGCTTCACCAAATACGTGCGCAGCGGCAACGGTAAGTACGAGAAGAAGTTCGGCAAAGGGCCGGACGCGATCAAGAAGCCCCCGTCGGAGTGAACCCGCGCGGGAAATAGGGCCGTCTGCATTTCTCCCGCCGCTCCTCAGCCAAATCGATCAGTCCGGGCCGTGATCGTTCGCCCCTGTAGGCGTGTCGACGACAACGCTCGTGGCGCGGGCGTTGACAATTCCGGTCATCACAACCTCATTCATAACGCGGTGTTTTCGGCCATCGGCCGCACACCGACCGGGCCATTTAATCGCGTAGGGGGAGCCCGCCGGTGGCGCGCTACCCTTCTCGGGTCAAGTCGAGTTTGATACCTTAATGTTACTTGGAAATACGAACCGATTCGGGCACACCAGCCCGTTCAATAAGGAGGACGAGTTGTGGCATCGACGAAGATGATCGACATTCGGCGCGGGATGGTTCTGAACATGAACGGGCAGCTCTTTTACTGCCTCGAACGCGACTTGAACACGCCCGGGAACTGGCGCGCGATCCTGTATTTGAAATTGAAGAACCTGAAAACCGGGTCGATCACCGACGAGCGGGTTCACCCGGACGACAAGGTGGACGTGGTCTACCTCGACACCAAGGACTTCATGTACTCGTACAAGGACGGCACGGACTACGTGTTCACCGACGCCGAGACGTTCGAGCAGGTGACGCTGTCCGGCGACATGGTCGGGGACAAGATTTACTTCCTGCGGGAAAACGACACCTGCAAGATCACGTTCTACGACGGCAAGGCGCTCGACATGGAGTTGCCGCAGAACGTCGTGCTGAAGGTGACGGAGACGGAACCCGGCATCAAGGGCGCGACCGCGGCCGCCCAGCACAAACCGGCGACCCTCGAAACCGGCCTGAAAATCAACGTCCCCTCGTTCATCACCGAGGGCGAAGCGATCGTGGTCGATACGGCCGAAAAGAAGTACCTCCGCCGGGCCAAAGAGTAGTCGAATCCGCCCCAGGGCCTCCTTGCCCTGGGGCATTCACCTGTTAACAGTTCACTTCGCGACTTCGACGAATCTCACTTCCAGATAGTCAGCACCCCTCATTTTGTTAACGTCACCAACACGCGCAGTCAGTCGTACAGGCCCCTTGGGTAACGTCCTGTTCACTTTTGTTTGCAAGATCGGCGACTTGTTGTCATCAGGTGTTGCTACCGGCCCGCTAACCCGCGGGCCGACGGTTTGTTTGTTCTCGGGGAAATCGAGGTCGAGTTCGTACCGGCTGAAACCCGTTCGACTTCTCACGGTGAACTCGTAAGTCCCGGCTCGTTCAGCAAATGCTTCCCAGTATCCTAGACTGTCGGCCGTCCACCCCGCGTTCGGACCGCGCCAGTCCTGGCGGCTGAGGCGCGCCGGGTTTTCATGTTCCGACCCGATGTGAACGCGGACCGGGTCGAATCCAGTCTTGGTGACGTCTGTAAACCAGTCGTCGTATTGTTTCTTCAACGCAGCAATCTCGTCCGGACGGTCGCTTGCCAGGTCGGTTTGCTCGAACGGGTCGGCTTTGAGGTCGAAAAGTTCAAACTTCGGTGTCAACGTATTTTCAGGCGCGACACCCGTCGCTTGGACGAGTTTGTACCGCGGGCCGCGGGCCGCGAACGCCCGATATCGTTCCGGGGCGTTGCCTCGGTGCCACTGGAGGAATATAGTCCGGTTTGGCCAGGACGTTTCTGTCCCCGCCAACAAGGCTGTTAACGATCGGCCGTCGAACGCCGGTGAGTCCT
This is a stretch of genomic DNA from Fimbriiglobus ruber. It encodes these proteins:
- a CDS encoding SdrD B-like domain-containing protein — translated: MPRTPDRRENRSPRKNRGGRNLQANQSDTPTRQPKLHILQFEDRIVPDGTVTGTVFLNYEADGVFHQSPQTTPTVGNPPNTANLSSDTGWNGSPVLVTAYDANNVAVGSAFTQSSSNPSAATNGTYTLTLTPGSHGPYRLEFTDLPSGTFFGPSGTNSNTAVQFINDPNGGTITGEDLALVQADTLTPSNPLLVSNEYVFGSYNGINASDPVVVSYPYNSGSTIPNSSAPPYDAPQSHAIEITQSQVGSTWGVAFNPTTNQLYMAAFYKQHTGVGPGGVGAVYTTNPLNETQLLAATANNTTVPTTTSVLFDLNALFPSQMPAGNVDFRDGYTSDTDYIYDSGNVGWDAVGKVGLGGLATSPDGRYVYTVALGNRELYVYDTLTHQAEGYSFNLPSDVTGITPSNPLGDFRPFAVTYYDGSIYVGAVNSAESTQNASDLHAYVFQFTPGASPATGSGSFAASPVFEMADMTYNRGYAQAYAGTPDAANPNGTPVSANWNPWSPTYQDLADPTRREGIYAQPELTGLSFDTSGNLVLGFRDRAGDQFGVLTPEQAGPAATATATVAGGSLTALSVTNGSSGYVYSTNPTVTITGGGGTGATATATVVNGVVTGLTITNAGTGYTSAPTVTIDAPETIAKVGLGVGDILRATVNTPGNVANGWTLENDGNGTAGAGDDQGPGGGEFYYGDNLIGNETVNGVPNQDETQELSLGGVLQLPGNPDVASTTFDAAQIVGRFNTAGIRWYSNTPGPAQGSDIRAYELYQAEDLDFYINDPTAYPFFAKANGLGDLTALSFAPVEIGNRVWADTNGDGIQEANEPGIPGVVVDLLDASGNTIATTTTAADGTYYFTSAPPPPDPSQDVPGKAYSVGMLPGSQYTVNIPLDQPALKSYAITTAFASLNGSPATTIDSNIVAGTGASAGDAVMSISPLQAGESNEDYDAGFVPTLSLGDFVWTDTNNDGVFDDGESGLAGVPVLLLDSSGNPAKDANGNVVAPTTTDSTGHYLFTNLLPGTYIVQIVAPSGYVSSTGVNNAYEPGSTDYTDAGNNHDHGTQTGPVILSQPVTLTPAGTDPDTTPTTGIANTANLNVDFGVYQPLALGDFVWVDTNNDGIFDNGESGLGGVTVVLLNANGTPATDAAGNPVAPTTTDSTGHYLFTDLLPGTYKVQITPPAGYVSSTGVNDAYEPGSTDYTDAGNNHDHGTQTGAVIVSQPVTLTAGSTNPDVTPTTGTVGTANLNVDFGVYQPLALGDFVWVDTNNDGIFDNGESGLGGVTVVLLNANGTPATDAAGNPVAPTTTDSTGHYLFTDLLPGTYKVQITPPAGYVSSTGANDAYEPGSGDYTDAGNNHDHGTQEGAVIVSQPVTLTAGATNPDTTPTTGIAKTANLNVDFGVYQPLALGDFVWVDANDDGVLDNGETGLAGVTVALLNANGTPATDATGNVVAPTVTDSTGHYLFTNLLPGTYEVQITAPNGYVSSTGNPGRATGPYEPGSTDYTDAGNNHDHGTGATNVILSQPVTLTAGSTNPDVTPTTGTVGTANLNVDFGVFQPLDLGDFVWVDANNNGVFDNGEQPVPGVLVELLDGNGNPIKDINGVPLTATTDATGHYLFTNLIPGTYEVQITPPAGYVSSTGNPGSPTGPYEPVVGNSTVNNQDHGTTQANGLIRTNPVTLALPGSLANPDSVNGGTNNANLRQDFGIYQPLALGDFVWVDANNDGVFDSGETGLAGVQVNLLNANGSPVTTLNGSPITTTTDATGHYLFTNLLPGVYQVQIIAPAGYISSTGTGTLTGGVGPYEPGSTIYTDAGNNHDHGTGATNVIVSQPVSLTSAGTNPDVTPTTGTTGTANLNVDFGVFQPVTPPPPPPPPPPPPPPPPPPPPPPPPPPPPPHHRPAAAPPPPPPPHHRRRPHHRRPRLRSRGTCTSTIRSRARVFRPTRDSAGC
- a CDS encoding SdrD B-like domain-containing protein, translating into MYIDNTVTGTRVSTDKGLGGVLIALNGPNGVSETTYTDSSGFYQFTDLTPGTYTIREQQPSGTFYNGYTNTGTDAGVVDGTSGIDIISAINLNSGDAGLEYDFGEIQPTGTFGYDWFDTNRNGVYDQGSEPPIPGVAVTISGTAFAGTPLARPLTAADVPGGLTVTTNSAGRYDYPVLPPGVYTITSVQPTTFDGMSLVHWQEQNGDPTGPNPTIDNPNPRTFSDVVLTAGNASRGPFNFGETAFSGSPPTTPPIIVPPTPPSKRDFLDSTDTSGSSSSGAAAAAPAENVAPSSPGVNAAVADLPQDPQFAVSTGTPTVPAFVAVGAGPGSAPLVRVFNYATGVEVFQFLAYEQSYTGGVHVAVGDINGDGVPDIVTSTGVGGGPRVRVFSGIDGSVLEDFFAYEPTYTGGVSIAVGDVEGIGRDDIITGTETGGAPRISVFNTSNVSNPIASFFAFDSSQRSGVRIAAADFNGDGKADIVATTGPGVTTQVRVFSGADVLLNQANISPIQTINPFGGAFSGGAYIATGDYNGDGMPDIIVGADAGGGPRVQVFSGTDDSILADFFAYEPTFTGGVRVAALDVNGDGHADIIAGAGLGGATRVTIFSGAGVGASLVPNVIDDFFAFDATVLDGVYVGAGTSKPVGGTSPVTTPAAIGSLGLSGTMPPLS
- a CDS encoding FmdB family zinc ribbon protein; protein product: MPIYIYEVVLPDGTGGEQFETLQRMSEPVLTVHPESGEPVRRVIGVPNAPKTWTDSQAKTMTSDRNLDRMGFTKYVRSGNGKYEKKFGKGPDAIKKPPSE
- the efp gene encoding elongation factor P — encoded protein: MASTKMIDIRRGMVLNMNGQLFYCLERDLNTPGNWRAILYLKLKNLKTGSITDERVHPDDKVDVVYLDTKDFMYSYKDGTDYVFTDAETFEQVTLSGDMVGDKIYFLRENDTCKITFYDGKALDMELPQNVVLKVTETEPGIKGATAAAQHKPATLETGLKINVPSFITEGEAIVVDTAEKKYLRRAKE